The Allochromatium tepidum genome has a window encoding:
- a CDS encoding response regulator transcription factor, with protein sequence MTAEANATVFIVDDDQAMRTSLQWLIESTGMSVKTYDSADAFLADYYPGRAGCLLLDVRMPGMSGLELQAYLAREGFRIPVILITGHGDVAMAVRAMKAGAMDFIEKPFHDEDLLRSLRNALDHDQKTRANRLARADIARRLAELTPREHEVMAMVTDGKSNKEIAAALGVSAKTVEAHRARVMEKMRAESLADLVRMALIAAPEALG encoded by the coding sequence ATGACTGCCGAAGCCAACGCCACTGTATTCATCGTCGACGACGACCAGGCCATGCGCACCTCGCTGCAATGGCTGATCGAATCGACCGGGATGTCGGTCAAGACCTATGACTCGGCCGATGCCTTCCTGGCCGACTATTATCCCGGCCGCGCCGGTTGTCTGCTGCTGGACGTGCGTATGCCCGGCATGAGCGGTCTGGAGCTGCAAGCCTATCTGGCGCGCGAGGGGTTCCGGATCCCGGTCATCCTCATCACGGGCCATGGTGACGTGGCCATGGCGGTGCGCGCCATGAAGGCCGGAGCCATGGACTTCATCGAAAAGCCCTTCCATGACGAGGATCTGTTGCGCAGCCTCCGCAACGCGCTGGACCATGATCAGAAGACACGCGCCAATCGCCTGGCGCGGGCCGACATCGCCAGACGTCTGGCCGAGCTGACGCCGCGCGAGCACGAGGTCATGGCCATGGTCACGGACGGCAAGTCGAACAAGGAGATCGCCGCCGCGCTCGGGGTGAGCGCCAAGACGGTCGAGGCGCATCGCGCGCGGGTGATGGAGAAGATGCGCGCCGAGTCGCTGGCCGATCTGGTGCGTATGGCGCTGATCGCGGCGCCGGAGGCGTTGGGTTGA
- a CDS encoding ATP-binding protein, with the protein MPWIAIVVGLATGIAVWTVLDQIQSRQVDKIFDQELQVQLDLRARESLIRFDRYIAGYAATTRLLANYRTLSEYLEPLFWSDDEGVEPVVYKDFRPQWLPDFFERDALAPPSHVLLTDLHGRVREVFQAGSQAVPSEIAAQVPTQWLDRHDIRTVIDRLDERLYLIASDAAEDAGGYHMGYLVVLVPIDATFLAASQRGIDVGRASVALVDSDDQRLLASLDPGLIPVDSLLSDWSETHVITSQALPEYEGSDSNLMFATLVPQSRVERMSRHVRIFERRQRFYAAAVFVIVFTGLIYLVSARLNKVLKRMTRFSQRALGIPEPGFQRAGNQLVLLEDWIRHFTQLVLKAREEMSRRHQAAMRESEALKAAMMEASLDAIVTLDHSGRVIEYNPAAERLFDVGRPFALGAVFSERFLPDLARPAFKRLLDRSRHRHREPLGRGELIALRADGAEIPVEISIAPIERVGERFFTLYIHDISSRKQAEQEIKSLARFAGESPHPILRVTAAGLIVYANNASRPLLRAWNADPGEPLPEDWGAAVAAALETAQPLERELEVGGQVYSLLLAPIRDLGYVNLYARDITAVRRAEQESRQHQAELVHVCRLSTMGEVATGMAHELNQPLSAIVNYANGCVRRLQAGQGQPEELVGAMNQITAQAKRASEIIKRLRALVGKQPPARAGADLNHLVREVCSFLEFETSRVGVAIELELSGEAIPVCVDLVQVEQVLLNLVGNALDALEERPESERRLRIRTEMEDDWAHVAVADSGPGIEPEHLKRLFDPFVTTKEGGMGMGLAISQTIVENHEGRIWAESVLGQGSTFHLRLPLAPPVQDDAGVRANVLEPID; encoded by the coding sequence ATGCCCTGGATCGCGATCGTCGTCGGTCTGGCCACGGGCATTGCCGTCTGGACCGTGCTCGATCAGATCCAGAGTCGGCAGGTCGACAAGATCTTCGACCAGGAACTCCAGGTCCAGCTCGACTTGCGCGCACGCGAGAGCCTGATCCGCTTCGACCGCTATATCGCCGGCTATGCGGCCACCACGCGCCTGCTGGCCAACTACCGCACGCTGTCGGAATATCTCGAACCCCTGTTCTGGTCCGACGACGAGGGCGTCGAGCCGGTCGTCTACAAGGACTTCCGTCCGCAGTGGCTGCCGGACTTCTTCGAGCGCGACGCACTCGCGCCGCCCAGTCATGTACTCCTGACCGACCTGCATGGCCGGGTGCGCGAGGTCTTCCAGGCCGGATCGCAAGCCGTACCGTCCGAGATCGCCGCCCAGGTGCCGACCCAGTGGCTCGACCGGCACGACATCCGTACCGTCATCGATCGTCTCGACGAGCGGCTCTATCTGATCGCCAGTGATGCGGCCGAGGATGCGGGCGGCTATCACATGGGCTATCTGGTGGTGCTCGTCCCGATCGACGCGACCTTCCTGGCTGCCTCGCAACGCGGCATCGATGTCGGACGAGCCTCGGTGGCCCTGGTCGACAGTGATGATCAGCGTCTGCTCGCCAGTCTCGACCCCGGCCTCATTCCCGTCGACTCGCTACTGAGCGACTGGAGCGAGACCCATGTCATCACCTCGCAGGCGCTGCCTGAGTACGAGGGTTCGGATTCGAACCTGATGTTTGCCACCCTGGTGCCGCAGTCGCGCGTCGAGCGGATGTCGCGTCATGTGCGCATCTTCGAACGTCGCCAGCGTTTCTATGCCGCCGCCGTGTTCGTGATCGTGTTCACGGGGCTGATCTATCTGGTCTCGGCGCGCCTTAACAAGGTGCTCAAGCGCATGACCCGCTTCTCGCAACGCGCGCTCGGCATCCCCGAGCCGGGCTTCCAGCGCGCCGGCAATCAGCTGGTGCTGCTGGAGGACTGGATCCGGCACTTCACCCAACTGGTGCTCAAGGCGCGCGAGGAGATGAGCCGGCGCCATCAGGCGGCGATGCGCGAGAGCGAGGCGCTCAAGGCGGCGATGATGGAGGCCTCGCTCGATGCCATCGTCACCCTGGACCACAGCGGACGGGTGATCGAATACAACCCGGCCGCCGAGCGGCTGTTCGACGTGGGGCGGCCCTTCGCGCTCGGTGCCGTCTTCAGCGAGCGTTTCCTGCCGGATCTGGCCCGTCCCGCCTTCAAGCGCCTGCTCGACCGCTCGCGCCATCGTCATCGCGAGCCGCTCGGGCGCGGTGAGCTGATCGCGCTGCGCGCCGACGGCGCCGAAATCCCGGTCGAGATCTCGATCGCGCCCATTGAGCGGGTCGGCGAGCGTTTCTTCACCCTCTACATCCACGACATCAGCAGCCGCAAGCAGGCCGAGCAGGAGATCAAGAGTCTGGCGCGCTTCGCCGGCGAGAGTCCGCATCCGATCCTGCGCGTCACCGCCGCCGGACTGATCGTCTATGCCAACAACGCCAGCCGTCCGCTGTTGCGTGCCTGGAACGCCGATCCGGGCGAGCCGCTGCCCGAGGACTGGGGCGCGGCGGTCGCCGCCGCCCTGGAGACCGCGCAGCCGCTGGAACGTGAACTGGAGGTCGGCGGACAGGTCTATTCGCTGCTGCTGGCGCCGATCCGCGATCTCGGGTACGTCAATCTCTATGCGCGCGACATCACGGCCGTGCGCCGCGCCGAGCAGGAGTCGCGTCAGCATCAGGCCGAACTGGTGCATGTCTGCCGCCTGAGCACCATGGGTGAGGTGGCCACCGGCATGGCGCACGAGCTCAACCAGCCGCTCTCGGCCATCGTCAACTATGCCAACGGCTGTGTGCGACGGTTGCAGGCAGGTCAGGGGCAGCCCGAGGAACTGGTCGGGGCCATGAACCAGATCACCGCCCAGGCCAAGCGCGCCAGCGAGATCATCAAGCGGTTGCGCGCCCTGGTCGGCAAGCAGCCGCCGGCGCGCGCCGGGGCCGATCTTAATCATCTGGTGCGCGAGGTCTGCTCCTTCCTGGAGTTTGAGACCAGCCGGGTCGGGGTGGCGATCGAGCTGGAGCTGAGCGGCGAGGCGATCCCGGTCTGTGTCGATCTGGTCCAGGTCGAACAGGTGCTGCTCAATCTGGTCGGCAACGCGCTCGATGCGCTGGAAGAGCGGCCGGAATCGGAGCGTCGGCTCCGGATCCGTACTGAGATGGAAGACGACTGGGCGCATGTCGCCGTCGCCGACAGCGGGCCTGGGATCGAACCCGAGCACCTGAAGCGTCTCTTCGACCCCTTCGTCACCACCAAGGAGGGCGGCATGGGGATGGGGCTGGCCATCAGCCAGACCATCGTCGAGAATCACGAGGGACGTATCTGGGCCGAGTCCGTGCTTGGGCAGGGCTCGACCTTTCATCTGCGCCTGCCGCTCGCGCCGCCCGTCCAGGACGACGCCGGCGTGCGGGCGAACGTGCTGGAACCCATCGATTGA
- a CDS encoding RDD family protein — protein MSFDLSQAQKPSILRRLGAFFYDALLLVAVLMVANAIVVIPYEVINGHPVYESFVPLTLMRLYLLGVIGAFYVYFWTHGGQTLGMKAWRLQVIAQDGQAVGFNAAVKRFVWSILSLIPAGLGLWWSLFNRQGLAWHDSRSNTRVVLLPKSA, from the coding sequence ATGTCATTCGACCTCTCGCAAGCCCAGAAACCCTCCATCCTGCGCCGCCTCGGCGCGTTCTTCTACGATGCGCTGCTGCTGGTGGCGGTGCTGATGGTCGCCAACGCCATCGTCGTCATTCCCTACGAGGTGATCAACGGCCATCCGGTCTATGAGAGCTTCGTCCCTCTGACCCTGATGCGACTCTATCTGCTCGGCGTGATCGGCGCCTTCTATGTCTATTTCTGGACCCACGGCGGCCAGACGCTCGGCATGAAGGCCTGGCGCCTCCAGGTCATCGCTCAGGATGGCCAGGCGGTCGGTTTCAATGCCGCCGTCAAGCGCTTCGTCTGGTCGATCCTGAGCCTGATCCCGGCGGGTCTGGGTCTGTGGTGGAGTCTGTTCAACCGTCAGGGTCTGGCCTGGCACGACAGCCGCTCGAACACCCGCGTCGTGCTGCTGCCGAAGAGCGCCTGA
- the lptG gene encoding LPS export ABC transporter permease LptG — MRILDRYLAWAVMSGTLLTLGGLLPLMGVFILSDELDAIGTERYGLTEAMLFTFLSLPRYLYQLFPIATLIGALIGLGTLASRSELVAMRAAGISVGRLVRAALLGGLVLATVAVVLGELVAPIAEQRGVELRRLALSGEAAQLTPYGFWAIDDGAYVNIREIRSGTSLRDIDIYRVDAAKGTLEASHAEGARYEDGRWVLEGIALSRVDGEGVKVERIEHAEWDSMLDPGLLKVVVADPHALPVWGLYKYIRFMSVNKQDAGAYEIAFWGKVLHPVLTLSMILIAIPLLLGSSRSTGMGRRMLAGILIGLVYYLVSRTFAYLALLFGMNAFLAAIAPPVLFIGAAMLLLRRVG, encoded by the coding sequence ATGCGGATTCTGGATCGTTATCTGGCCTGGGCGGTGATGAGCGGCACCCTGCTGACGCTCGGCGGGCTGCTGCCGCTGATGGGCGTCTTCATCCTGTCGGACGAACTCGACGCCATCGGCACCGAGCGCTACGGTCTGACCGAGGCCATGCTGTTCACGTTCCTGAGCCTGCCGCGCTATCTCTATCAACTCTTTCCGATCGCGACCCTGATCGGCGCGCTCATCGGCCTGGGCACACTGGCCAGTCGCTCGGAACTGGTCGCCATGCGCGCCGCCGGGATCTCGGTCGGGCGTCTGGTGCGCGCGGCCCTGCTCGGCGGACTGGTGCTGGCGACCGTCGCCGTGGTGCTCGGCGAGCTGGTCGCGCCCATCGCCGAGCAGCGCGGCGTCGAACTGCGGCGTCTGGCGCTCTCGGGCGAGGCGGCACAACTGACGCCCTATGGCTTCTGGGCCATCGACGACGGGGCCTATGTGAACATCCGCGAGATCCGTTCCGGGACCAGTCTGCGCGACATCGACATCTACCGGGTGGATGCCGCCAAGGGCACGCTGGAGGCGAGTCACGCCGAGGGCGCGCGCTACGAAGATGGACGCTGGGTACTGGAGGGGATCGCCCTGAGCCGTGTCGATGGCGAGGGGGTGAAGGTCGAGCGCATCGAGCACGCCGAGTGGGACTCGATGCTCGATCCGGGTCTGCTCAAGGTGGTGGTGGCCGACCCGCACGCCCTGCCGGTATGGGGACTCTACAAATACATCCGCTTCATGTCGGTCAACAAGCAGGACGCCGGCGCCTACGAGATCGCCTTCTGGGGCAAGGTGCTGCATCCGGTGCTGACGCTGTCGATGATCCTGATCGCCATCCCGCTGCTGCTCGGTTCCTCGCGCAGCACCGGGATGGGCCGGCGGATGCTGGCCGGTATCCTGATCGGTCTGGTCTACTATCTGGTCAGCCGCACCTTCGCCTATCTGGCGCTCCTGTTCGGGATGAACGCCTTTCTGGCCGCCATCGCCCCGCCCGTGCTCTTCATCGGCGCGGCCATGCTCCTGCTCAGGCGGGTGGGCTGA
- a CDS encoding leucyl aminopeptidase, whose amino-acid sequence MEFKIKTGDLATHKTPCLVLGIFEKRKLSGPAERIDAAGDGHLSRLLKKGDIEGEAGQTLMLYDLPGVTAERVLLIGLGKKKEFTRANYRKALAAATTLLQQSGAGEATLALPETLPNTLDLYTGVRDAVVTVEDKVYRYSRTKDDKRAPKTPLKRLNLWVGKKSETAQAERAARHGQAMAEGIRLARELGNLPGNICTPSYLAEQARALGNQYPRLEVEVLEEDRMAELGMGALLSVSRGSRQPAKLIVMHYRGAAKETKPLVLVGKGLTFDAGGISLKPAAEMDEMKYDMAGGAAVIGTLRAVCELELPLHLIGVVPASENLPDGAANKPGDIVTSLSGQTIEILNTDAEGRLILCDALTYCERFDPEIVVDLATLTGACVVALGKHPAGLFTTDDRLAAELLAAGEAAGDRAWRLPLWDEYQSQLDSNFADMANVGGRDGGAITAACFLARFTKKYRWAHLDIAGITWLTGKEKGGTGRPVALLTHWLLERAGQG is encoded by the coding sequence ATGGAGTTCAAGATCAAGACCGGCGATCTCGCCACCCACAAGACCCCCTGTCTGGTACTCGGGATCTTCGAGAAGCGCAAGCTCTCGGGACCGGCCGAGCGGATCGACGCGGCCGGCGACGGTCATCTGAGCCGACTGCTCAAGAAGGGCGACATCGAGGGCGAGGCCGGCCAGACGCTGATGCTCTACGACCTGCCCGGCGTGACCGCCGAGCGCGTGCTCCTGATCGGGCTGGGCAAGAAGAAGGAATTCACCCGCGCCAATTATCGCAAGGCGCTGGCGGCGGCCACGACCCTGCTGCAACAGAGCGGCGCCGGTGAGGCGACCCTGGCCCTCCCGGAGACCCTGCCGAATACGCTCGATCTCTACACCGGCGTGCGCGATGCCGTGGTGACGGTCGAGGACAAAGTCTATCGCTACAGCCGCACCAAGGACGACAAGCGCGCGCCCAAGACGCCGCTCAAGCGCCTGAACCTCTGGGTCGGCAAAAAGTCCGAGACTGCCCAGGCCGAGCGCGCCGCGCGTCATGGTCAGGCGATGGCCGAGGGCATCCGGCTGGCGCGCGAACTCGGCAACCTGCCCGGCAACATCTGCACCCCGAGCTATCTGGCCGAGCAGGCGCGCGCACTCGGCAACCAGTATCCCAGGCTCGAAGTCGAGGTGCTCGAAGAAGACCGGATGGCCGAATTGGGCATGGGCGCCCTGCTCTCGGTCTCGCGCGGCAGCCGTCAGCCGGCCAAGCTGATCGTCATGCACTATCGCGGCGCGGCCAAGGAGACCAAGCCGCTGGTGCTGGTCGGCAAGGGCCTGACCTTCGATGCCGGCGGCATCTCGCTCAAGCCTGCCGCCGAAATGGACGAGATGAAGTACGACATGGCCGGCGGCGCGGCGGTCATCGGCACCCTACGCGCCGTCTGCGAGCTGGAACTGCCCCTCCATCTGATCGGCGTGGTGCCGGCCTCCGAGAACCTGCCCGACGGCGCGGCCAACAAGCCGGGCGACATCGTCACCAGTCTCTCGGGCCAGACCATCGAGATCCTCAACACCGACGCCGAGGGCCGTCTCATCCTCTGCGATGCGCTGACCTACTGCGAGCGCTTCGACCCCGAGATCGTCGTCGACCTGGCGACCCTGACCGGCGCCTGCGTGGTCGCGCTCGGCAAGCACCCGGCCGGACTCTTCACCACCGACGACCGGCTCGCCGCCGAACTCCTGGCCGCCGGCGAGGCGGCGGGCGATCGCGCCTGGCGCCTGCCGCTGTGGGACGAGTATCAGAGCCAGCTCGACAGCAACTTCGCCGACATGGCCAACGTCGGCGGACGCGACGGCGGGGCCATCACCGCCGCCTGCTTCCTCGCGCGCTTCACCAAGAAGTATCGGTGGGCGCATCTGGACATCGCCGGCATCACCTGGTTGACCGGCAAGGAGAAAGGAGGCACCGGACGCCCGGTGGCGCTGCTCACGCACTGGTTGCTGGAGCGCGCCGGACAAGGCTAG
- a CDS encoding TrpB-like pyridoxal phosphate-dependent enzyme, translated as MNDTVKYLLDEQHLPRFWYNINADLPKPLDPVLHPGTQQPIAPEELEVIFPRGVIEQEMSTEREIEIPAPVREVWRQWRPSPLYRARRLEQALQTPAKIFYKYEGVSPAGSHKANSAIAQAFYNKAEGVKRITTETGAGQWGSSLSLAGSMFGIEILVYMVKVSYNQKPYRRAFMEAFGARCIASPSDTTESGRAVLAEHPDSTGSLGIAISEAVELAAQREDTKYALGSVLNHVLLHQTVIGLEAMKQLEMADAYPDMVIGCTGGGSNFAGIAFPFLGEQLRGGRAVECIAVEPSACPTLTKGRFAYDFGDTAHLTPLCKMFTLGSSFVPPGFHAGGLRYHGMAPQVSHLAALGLIAPRSYNQLECFAAGLQFAKAEGIIPAPEANHAVRAAIHEAEKCRETGEAKTILFNLSGHGNFDMQAYTDYLGGKLQDLDYAENEVAMALAGLPSIG; from the coding sequence ATGAACGACACCGTCAAATATCTGCTCGACGAGCAGCACCTGCCCCGCTTCTGGTACAACATCAACGCCGATCTGCCCAAGCCGCTCGATCCGGTGCTGCATCCGGGCACCCAGCAGCCGATCGCGCCCGAGGAACTGGAGGTCATCTTCCCGCGCGGCGTCATCGAGCAGGAGATGAGTACCGAGCGCGAGATCGAGATTCCGGCGCCGGTGCGCGAGGTCTGGCGTCAGTGGCGCCCCTCCCCGCTCTATCGCGCGCGCCGTCTGGAACAGGCGCTCCAGACCCCGGCCAAGATCTTCTACAAGTACGAGGGCGTCAGCCCCGCCGGCAGCCACAAGGCCAACTCGGCCATCGCCCAGGCGTTCTACAACAAGGCCGAGGGTGTGAAGCGCATCACCACCGAGACCGGCGCCGGGCAGTGGGGTTCGTCGCTCTCGCTCGCCGGCTCCATGTTCGGGATCGAGATCCTGGTCTACATGGTCAAGGTCAGCTACAACCAGAAGCCCTATCGGCGCGCCTTCATGGAGGCCTTCGGCGCCCGGTGCATCGCCAGCCCCAGCGACACCACCGAGTCCGGCCGCGCCGTGCTCGCCGAGCATCCGGACAGCACCGGCAGTCTGGGCATCGCCATCAGCGAGGCGGTGGAATTGGCCGCCCAGCGCGAGGACACCAAGTACGCCCTCGGCAGCGTGCTCAACCATGTGCTCCTGCACCAGACCGTGATCGGTCTGGAGGCGATGAAGCAACTGGAGATGGCCGACGCCTATCCCGACATGGTCATCGGCTGCACCGGCGGCGGCAGCAACTTCGCCGGCATCGCCTTCCCCTTCCTCGGCGAGCAACTGCGCGGCGGGCGTGCGGTCGAATGCATCGCGGTCGAGCCATCGGCCTGTCCGACGCTCACCAAGGGCCGCTTCGCCTACGACTTCGGCGACACGGCGCATCTCACGCCGCTGTGCAAGATGTTCACCCTGGGATCGAGCTTCGTTCCGCCCGGCTTCCATGCCGGCGGTCTGCGCTACCACGGCATGGCCCCGCAGGTCAGCCATCTGGCCGCGCTCGGTCTCATCGCCCCGCGTTCCTACAACCAGCTCGAATGCTTCGCCGCCGGTCTCCAGTTCGCCAAGGCCGAGGGCATCATCCCGGCGCCCGAGGCCAACCACGCGGTGCGCGCGGCCATCCACGAGGCCGAGAAGTGCCGCGAGACCGGCGAGGCCAAGACCATCCTGTTCAACCTCAGCGGTCACGGCAACTTCGACATGCAGGCCTATACCGACTATCTGGGCGGCAAGCTCCAGGATCTGGACTATGCCGAGAACGAGGTCGCCATGGCGCTCGCCGGACTGCCGTCGATCGGCTGA
- a CDS encoding LysM peptidoglycan-binding domain-containing protein has product MPEPEPVTATEGAEPKLETETPRSQPTEEAGTEAAPEAPPHALEELQHRIQGMQGKLRESALARKSADQARMEAERRLAENMQALEALRAAHAKLEQRLSDCESVRSRLTEELQRRGAADRTLYQVRPGDNLAAISLHFYGRADQWRVIFEANRSLLDAPDRLTPGMTLVIP; this is encoded by the coding sequence ATGCCTGAACCTGAACCCGTGACGGCGACGGAAGGCGCCGAACCCAAGCTCGAGACGGAGACGCCGAGGTCACAGCCGACCGAAGAGGCCGGGACCGAGGCCGCACCCGAAGCACCCCCGCACGCTCTCGAAGAACTCCAGCACCGGATTCAGGGCATGCAGGGCAAGCTGCGTGAATCGGCACTGGCGCGCAAGAGTGCCGATCAGGCACGGATGGAGGCCGAGCGCCGGCTCGCCGAGAACATGCAGGCACTCGAAGCCCTGCGCGCCGCTCACGCCAAACTGGAGCAGCGGCTGAGCGACTGCGAGTCGGTCCGGAGCCGGCTCACCGAGGAGTTGCAGCGACGGGGCGCGGCCGACAGGACGCTCTATCAGGTCCGTCCCGGCGACAACCTGGCCGCAATCAGTCTGCATTTCTATGGGCGTGCCGATCAGTGGCGCGTGATCTTCGAGGCCAACCGATCTCTGCTCGACGCCCCGGACCGGCTGACGCCCGGCATGACGCTCGTCATCCCCTGA
- a CDS encoding HDOD domain-containing protein: MPQILTNSTLDDLSPVHDLDRDQRARLASSGQIAAVPAGKRITAVQEHPWILYLLSGQVCLVRGETKELIQAGGRRALQPVFSEHHLLDQAVFTADSDLLRLDRQLYDSLSNPRRPAVPGSLDELDLSDAEGALLGKLYHAYKEDKLALPTLPKVARAIQDAMKDPNITSARLARIVQVDPAVTGGLIRLANSAVYRGVKTIPDVRNAIIRLGMEITRSAVMSLSMQQLFRTKSPIMKHRMKAAWNRSVHISALSYVIARHCPKFNPEHAMLAGLVHDVGVIPILDYVSRHEIQVGEDELEAAIIKLHRLVGELVVGYWGLGPEITEIVRYSGDWYRDDREAPNYSDIVRVARLYRLNQSESRGPLPRYDEVPAYYKLGLGFPATDGTVDVIAEAGEELSAVMAMLKGDREP, translated from the coding sequence ATGCCCCAGATCCTGACCAACTCGACCCTGGACGATCTCAGCCCCGTCCATGACCTGGACCGGGATCAGCGCGCCCGCCTGGCCTCAAGCGGTCAGATCGCCGCCGTGCCGGCCGGCAAGCGGATCACAGCCGTCCAGGAGCATCCCTGGATCCTGTATCTGCTCTCGGGGCAGGTCTGTCTCGTTCGGGGCGAGACCAAGGAGCTGATCCAGGCCGGCGGTCGCCGTGCCTTGCAGCCGGTCTTCTCCGAGCACCACCTGCTCGATCAGGCGGTGTTCACGGCCGATTCCGATCTGTTGCGCCTCGATCGTCAGCTCTACGACAGTCTGAGCAACCCGAGGCGTCCGGCCGTGCCCGGCTCGCTCGACGAGCTGGATCTGAGCGATGCCGAGGGCGCCCTGCTCGGCAAGCTCTATCACGCCTATAAAGAGGACAAGCTGGCCCTGCCGACGCTGCCCAAGGTCGCCCGCGCGATCCAGGACGCGATGAAGGATCCCAACATCACCTCGGCGCGCCTGGCGCGCATCGTCCAGGTCGATCCGGCCGTCACGGGCGGGCTGATCCGATTGGCCAACAGCGCCGTCTATCGCGGCGTGAAGACCATCCCGGACGTGCGCAACGCCATCATCCGGCTCGGCATGGAGATCACGCGCTCGGCGGTCATGAGCCTGTCGATGCAGCAGTTGTTCCGCACCAAGTCGCCGATCATGAAACACCGCATGAAGGCGGCCTGGAACCGTAGCGTCCATATCTCGGCCCTGAGCTATGTGATCGCGCGCCACTGTCCGAAATTCAATCCCGAACACGCGATGCTGGCCGGGCTGGTGCACGACGTGGGCGTGATCCCGATCCTCGACTATGTCAGCCGCCACGAGATCCAGGTCGGCGAGGACGAGCTGGAGGCGGCCATCATCAAGCTGCACCGTCTGGTCGGCGAGCTGGTGGTCGGTTACTGGGGGCTGGGGCCTGAGATCACCGAGATCGTGCGCTATTCGGGCGACTGGTATCGCGACGACCGGGAGGCGCCCAATTACTCCGACATCGTGCGGGTCGCGCGGCTCTATCGGCTCAATCAGTCCGAGTCGCGCGGTCCGCTGCCGCGCTACGACGAGGTGCCGGCCTACTACAAGCTCGGGCTGGGCTTCCCGGCCACCGACGGCACGGTCGACGTGATCGCCGAGGCCGGCGAGGAACTGTCGGCCGTCATGGCCATGCTCAAGGGCGACAGGGAACCCTGA